In one window of Pseudomonas putida DNA:
- the mdtD gene encoding multidrug transporter subunit MdtD, producing MPERAPLDPTTARWIPWVVAIAFFMQSLDGTILNTALPAMARSLAEDPLRMQGVIIAYMLTVALLIPASGWIADRFGTKHIFFGAILLFSLGSLLCAAANSLGFLIIARVIQGLGGALMLPVGRLVVLRAYPRSELVRIMSFITIPGLLGPLLGPTVGGWLVEILSWHWIFLLNLPVGALGCYAVWKFIPDLRGSERTTFDGPGFILFGAAMVLITIAMEGLGELHLPHLRVMLLLFAGMACLAAYWLRAGRDPEPLFSPSLFRVRTFAIGILGNLFARLGSGALPFLVPLLLQVALGYSPAQAGMSMIPLAAAAMIAKSVARPLIERLGYRIILTGNTLLLGVLLASLGLVDEQTPYWLLLMQLGLLGAVNSLQFTAMNTVTLIDLDDASASSGNSLLSVVAQLSLSLGVACAGALLGGFTASGSAEGVETTLGAFQLTFLTIGLMAMLAAAIFLQLSPTDGRRARRPEEHVET from the coding sequence ATGCCCGAACGCGCCCCGCTCGACCCTACCACCGCCCGCTGGATCCCCTGGGTGGTGGCCATCGCCTTCTTCATGCAGTCGCTCGACGGCACCATCCTCAACACCGCGCTGCCGGCCATGGCCCGCTCGCTGGCAGAAGACCCGCTGCGCATGCAGGGCGTGATCATCGCCTACATGCTCACCGTGGCCCTGCTGATTCCGGCTTCGGGCTGGATCGCCGACCGCTTCGGCACCAAGCACATCTTCTTCGGCGCCATCCTGCTGTTCAGCCTGGGTTCGCTGCTGTGCGCGGCGGCCAACAGCCTGGGCTTTCTGATCATCGCCCGCGTCATCCAGGGCCTGGGCGGTGCCCTGATGCTGCCGGTCGGGCGATTGGTGGTGCTGCGCGCCTACCCACGCTCGGAGCTGGTGCGGATCATGAGCTTCATCACCATCCCCGGCCTGCTGGGCCCGCTGCTGGGCCCAACCGTCGGCGGCTGGCTGGTGGAAATCCTCAGTTGGCACTGGATCTTCCTGCTCAACCTGCCGGTCGGCGCGCTGGGGTGCTACGCGGTATGGAAGTTCATCCCCGACCTGCGCGGCAGCGAACGCACCACCTTCGATGGACCCGGATTCATCCTGTTCGGCGCCGCGATGGTGCTGATCACCATCGCCATGGAGGGCCTGGGCGAGTTGCACCTGCCACACCTGCGGGTGATGTTGCTGCTGTTCGCCGGCATGGCCTGCCTTGCCGCCTACTGGCTGCGCGCCGGGCGTGACCCGGAGCCGCTGTTCTCGCCCAGCCTGTTCCGCGTGCGTACCTTTGCCATCGGCATCCTCGGCAACCTGTTCGCCCGCCTGGGCAGCGGCGCCCTGCCCTTCCTGGTGCCGCTGCTGCTGCAGGTGGCGCTGGGCTATTCGCCGGCCCAGGCCGGCATGAGCATGATCCCGCTGGCCGCCGCGGCGATGATCGCCAAGTCGGTGGCGCGGCCACTGATCGAGCGCCTCGGCTATCGCATCATCCTCACCGGCAACACGCTGTTGCTGGGGGTACTGCTGGCCAGCCTGGGACTGGTCGACGAGCAGACGCCGTATTGGCTGCTGCTGATGCAGTTAGGCTTGCTGGGCGCGGTGAACTCGCTGCAGTTCACCGCGATGAACACGGTGACGCTGATCGACCTCGACGACGCCAGCGCCAGCAGCGGCAACAGCCTGCTGTCGGTGGTCGCGCAACTGTCCCTGAGCCTGGGCGTGGCCTGCGCCGGTGCGCTGCTCGGCGGCTTTACCGCCTCGGGGAGCGCAGAGGGAGTGGAAACCACGCTGGGCGCGTTCCAGTTGACCTTCCTGACCATCGGCCTGATGGCGATGCTGGCCGCGGCGATCTTCCTGCAACTGTCGCCGACGGACGGAAGGCGTGCCCGTCGTCCGGAAGAACACGTGGAAACGTAG